CAATCGATGCTCAGCAGATCTCGTGTTTTCGGACTGATCGTTCTCTTCTCTATCTCTGAAGCATTCGCTTCGGCAGCCGAACCTCCCGGCCGGGTTTTCGATCTCTCCGCCTGGAAATTGACGGTTCCCGTTGATGGCGATCAGGACGGCAAGCCGGACGAAATTCTGCAGCCGGAGTTACAGGACTATCGAGATCCGGAGTGCTTTTTTATGAACCCGGCCGATGACGCGATCGTCTTCCGCGGTCCTTGTGGCGGCGTTCCAACGAAGAACTCGGGTTATCCTCGCTGTGAACTGCGTGAAATGACGTCGGATGGCGGCGATGAAATCGGTTGGTCGACTACTGACTCCGGGTCGCACGTGCTGGAACTGGAACTCGCGATCAAGCAACTTCCGGAGAAGAAGAAGCACGTCGTCTGTGCCCAGATCCACGACCAGGAAGACGACATTCTGATGGTCCGCCTGGAACGGAACAAACTGTTCGTGGAACGCAACGACATCGGCGACGTCCTGCTCGACTCGGACTATCAGCTGGGCGACCGGGTCAAGCTTCGCATCGAAGCCGGCCAGGGACGCATTCGGGTCTCTTATAACGGAGAACAGAAGCTCGACTGGAAAGTGTCGAAGAAGAGGTGCTACTTCAAGGCGGGATGCTATACGCAGTCAAACGTGAAGCAGGGGGATCGCCCGGAGGCGTATGCTGAAGTCTGGATCTACGCGCTTCACATTCAGCATCACGGGAAGACGACGCTGGGCCAATGAAAAAAGGACCGGCCTTTCGACCGGTCTTCGTGGCGTCTTCGTCGGAGAGTTGCAGAGCGTCCGCTCTAGTATTTCAGGCCGCTGTCGAAGTGAGCGTGCAGTTCGATGAGCTTGTGTTCGCCGCAGGGGATGACCATCAGGCAGGTTGTCGGACCGCAGTGCTTGAAGGCGTGGAACCAGTCGTCCTCGCAGA
The genomic region above belongs to Rubinisphaera margarita and contains:
- a CDS encoding polysaccharide lyase family 7 protein, which encodes MLSRSRVFGLIVLFSISEAFASAAEPPGRVFDLSAWKLTVPVDGDQDGKPDEILQPELQDYRDPECFFMNPADDAIVFRGPCGGVPTKNSGYPRCELREMTSDGGDEIGWSTTDSGSHVLELELAIKQLPEKKKHVVCAQIHDQEDDILMVRLERNKLFVERNDIGDVLLDSDYQLGDRVKLRIEAGQGRIRVSYNGEQKLDWKVSKKRCYFKAGCYTQSNVKQGDRPEAYAEVWIYALHIQHHGKTTLGQ